The segment TTGTATCATTTTATTTACTATTCCAAGAGCTTCATTTACTTCACCCACTTTCCAAAGACAATCAACTAAGGTGGTGTACATAACAGTATCCCAAGAACAACTACTTTGTATTGTTTTAGCCACTAATCCAAGAGATTCATGTACTCTACCCTCCTTGCAGAGACCATTAATCAGGATACTGTATGCAATAATATCTGCAGCACAGTCAGCATCCCTCAATTTAGCTACCATACTAAGAGCTGAGTCCACTGCACCTGCCTTCCAGAGACCATGTATTAGGATACTGTAAGTAATAACATCAGGTATGCAACcatcttgcatcattttatctttcaagtcAATAGCTTCATCTAGTTTGCCCACTTTGCACAGACCATCGATTAGGGTATTAAATGTAATAATATCTGGATAAAAACCATCTTGTATCATTTTTGCTACTAATCCACAAGCTTCATGTACCTTATTCTCCTTGCAGAGACTGCTGATTAGTGTATTATATGTAATAATATCTGGACCAGAGTGAGCATGCCTCATTTGAGCTACCAATTTAAGAGCTGAATCCACTCTGCCCACCTTGGCAAGCCCATTTATTTGGGTACTGTATGTAATATAATCTGGATGacaaccattttgattcatttTATCAGCTAATTCAAGAGCTTTGTTTGCTTTACCTGCTTTGCACAGACCATCAATTAGTGTTCCATAGGTAACATTATCAGGTGAACAACCATTTAGCAGCATTTTATCTGCTAATCCAAGAGCTTCATTTACTTTACCTGCCTTGCACAGACCATCGATCAGAGTACTGTATGTAATAACATTAAGAGAACAACCATCTTGTACCATTTTAGCTACCAATCCAAAAGCTTCATGTACACTACCTATCTTGCAGAGACCATTAACTAGGGTATTGTATGTAATAATATTTGGAGAAAAGCCATAGTTTACCATTTTAGCTACCAATCTAAGAGCTTCATCTACGTTACCCACCTTACATAGATGATCAATCAGGGAATTGTATGTAAATATATCTGGATAACAACCACTTTGTATCATTTTTGCTATTAATCTAAGTGCTTCATGTACCCTACTCTCCTTGAAGAAACTGCTGATTAAAGTATTATATGTAATAATATCCAGCGCAGACCATGAACGCATCATCTGAGCTACTAATTTGAGAGTTAAATCCATTCGACCAACCTTGGTAAGACCATGAATCAGGGTCCCATATGTAATATAATTTAGAGAACGGCCATCTTGTTTCATTTTATCTGCTAATCTAAGAGCTTCTTCTACTTTTCCCACCTTGCAG is part of the Cryptomeria japonica chromosome 10, Sugi_1.0, whole genome shotgun sequence genome and harbors:
- the LOC131079918 gene encoding pentatricopeptide repeat-containing protein At1g63330 isoform X3, whose amino-acid sequence is MRFADCGPDTITYNTLIHGLCKEGKVHETYGLVAKMMQDGCSLSIITYNTLIDGLCKVGRVDEAVRLMTKMVKDGFSLNVITYNTLANGLCKVGSTDEALELVAKMVQDGCSLNIITYSTLIDGLCKAGKINTAFGLADKMMKNGCSPNTVTYRSLIDGLCKVGKVEEALRLADKMKQDGRSLNYITYGTLIHGLTKVGRMDLTLKLVAQMMRSWSALDIITYNTLISSFFKESRVHEALRLIAKMIQSGCYPDIFTYNSLIDHLCKVGNVDEALRLVAKMVNYGFSPNIITYNTLVNGLCKIGSVHEAFGLVAKMVQDGCSLNVITYSTLIDGLCKAGKVNEALGLADKMLLNGCSPDNVTYGTLIDGLCKAGKANKALELADKMNQNGCHPDYITYSTQINGLAKVGRVDSALKLVAQMRHAHSGPDIITYNTLISSLCKENKVHEACGLVAKMIQDGFYPDIITFNTLIDGLCKVGKLDEAIDLKDKMMQDGCIPDVITYSILIHGLWKAGAVDSALSMVAKLRDADCAADIIAYSILINGLCKEGRVHESLGLVAKTIQSSCSWDTVMYTTLVDCLWKVGEVNEALGIVNKMIQDGCSPDILTFSTLIHGLCKLNRIDIAVRLVGKLKHVDCSPDIVTYNILINSLCKEGRVHEALELVAQLARDGCSPDIITYTSLINGCSRVGKVDEALGLADKMIQEHCSPDIITYGALIDGLCKVSRVDLALRLVAKMKQADHAPNIIIYNSLIDGLCKEGRVHEALGLVAKMMQNGFSTDIIARNTLMDGLYNIGRAYEAPG
- the LOC131079918 gene encoding pentatricopeptide repeat-containing protein At1g63330 isoform X2, producing MSSGLIEEAYDLFKEMRFADCGPDTITYNTLIHGLCKEGKVHETYGLVAKMMQDGCSLSIITYNTLIDGLCKVGRVDEAVRLMTKMVKDGFSLNVITYNTLANGLCKVGSTDEALELVAKMVQDGCSLNIITYSTLIDGLCKAGKINTAFGLADKMMKNGCSPNTVTYRSLIDGLCKVGKVEEALRLADKMKQDGRSLNYITYGTLIHGLTKVGRMDLTLKLVAQMMRSWSALDIITYNTLISSFFKESRVHEALRLIAKMIQSGCYPDIFTYNSLIDHLCKVGNVDEALRLVAKMVNYGFSPNIITYNTLVNGLCKIGSVHEAFGLVAKMVQDGCSLNVITYSTLIDGLCKAGKVNEALGLADKMLLNGCSPDNVTYGTLIDGLCKAGKANKALELADKMNQNGCHPDYITYSTQINGLAKVGRVDSALKLVAQMRHAHSGPDIITYNTLISSLCKENKVHEACGLVAKMIQDGFYPDIITFNTLIDGLCKVGKLDEAIDLKDKMMQDGCIPDVITYSILIHGLWKAGAVDSALSMVAKLRDADCAADIIAYSILINGLCKEGRVHESLGLVAKTIQSSCSWDTVMYTTLVDCLWKVGEVNEALGIVNKMIQDGCSPDILTFSTLIHGLCKLNRIDIAVRLVGKLKHVDCSPDIVTYNILINSLCKEGRVHEALELVAQLARDGCSPDIITYTSLINGCSRVGKVDEALGLADKMIQEHCSPDIITYGALIDGLCKVSRVDLALRLVAKMKQADHAPNIIIYNSLIDGLCKEGRVHEALGLVAKMMQNGFSTDIIARNTLMDGLYNIGRAYEAPG